Within Mobula hypostoma unplaced genomic scaffold, sMobHyp1.1 scaffold_53, whole genome shotgun sequence, the genomic segment ctggtgtgccattaggtcggatgaccgagtgaatcctttagcacagtctgagcaggtgaacggcctctctccagtgtgaactctctgatgtaccttcagttgggatgaggaAGTgactcccttcccacagtctgagcaggtgaacggccactccccggtgtgaactgaccGGTGTGCTTGTAGGtgggatgatcgagtgaatcccttcccacagtctgagcaggtgaacggcctctccccagtgtgaaattgctgatgtaccttcagttgagatgacgatgtgaatcccttcccacagtctgagcaggtgaatggcctctccccagtgtgaactgaccggTGTGCTTGCATTTGGGATGATCgattgaatcccttcccgcagtctgagcaggtgaacggcctctctccattgtgaactctctgatgcaccttcagtttagataaccgagtgaatcctttcccacagtctgagcaggtgaacggcctctcccctgtgtgaagTGACTTGTGTACCAGTAGgtcggatgaccgagtgaatcctttctcacagtctgagcaggtgaacggcctctctccagtgtgaagtcTCTGATGTATCTTTAGTTGGGATGAGCAAGTgactcccttcccacagtctgagcaggtgaacggccactccccggtgtgaactgactTGTGCACCAGTAGGTCTGATGAAttagtgaatcctttcccacagtctgagcaggtgaatggccgctctccagtgtgaactgaccggtgtgcttggaggtgggatgactgagtgaatcccttcccgcagtctgagcaggtgaacggcctctccccagtgtgaactctctgatgtaccttcagtttagatgcctgaatgaatcctttcccacaatctgagcaggtgaactgttgctccccggtgtgaactcgctggtgacccATTAGGTCAGATAACCGAGTGAATTCTTCCCCACAagttcagcagatgaccagcctctgttcgaagtgaactgactggtgtgtccacaggtggggaGACCAACTGAaacccttctcacacacagaacggGTGAATGGCCTTgttgaacttgctgatgtaccttcagttgaaatgatcgagtgaatccattcccactgtctgagcagatgaatgggttCCCCTGTATAAAATGATGGGAATACCAGTCGGTCAGATAACCGAGTGagtccctccccacagtctgagcaggaaggatgatcgagtgaatcccttgccctacttcttaaatatctggacGAAGTCAGCAAAACTGGTGTGTTGTGTTCGTGATTCCAGTAGACAAATTCCTTGTCGTTATTAatctgtaaaaagatttacaaaatcgaTCAATGAGTGAAgaacaacatttcagatgagatcacttgagtTGCCAAGGTGTGATCTggtatcacactgttacagtgaggttcaacccaagttggaaagagaaatcatcttctaactgggcacagtgctggtatctgtaatgaccatcaaactctctgatgctcttcctgtctctataagaatggagcatttctgccatctccagtctgtgacctggctcagtttgactctctccattggtattattccctgttcccactgagctgcatgggtgcctggccccacagtaactgaaacaccctcacacaaatagccggcagtgcattccacgcacccaccactatctgtgtaaaaaaacttacccctgacatcccctcggtatctattaacaaacaccttaaaactatgccccctcgtgtt encodes:
- the LOC134341869 gene encoding gastrula zinc finger protein xLCGF3.1-like, with product MGHQRVHTGEQQFTCSDCGKGFIQASKLKVHQRVHTGERPFTCSDCGKGFTQSSHLQAHRSVHTGERPFTCSDCGKGFTNSSDLLVHKSVHTGEWPFTCSDCGKGVTCSSQLKIHQRLHTGERPFTCSDCEKGFTRSSDLLVHKSLHTGERPFTCSDCGKGFTRLSKLKVHQRVHNGERPFTCSDCGKGFNRSSQMQAHRSVHTGERPFTCSDCGKGFTSSSQLKVHQQFHTGERPFTCSDCGKGFTRSSHLQAHRSVHTGEWPFTCSDCGKGVTSSSQLKVHQRVHTGERPFTCSDCAKGFTRSSDLMAHQRVHTGERPFTCLDCGKGYTRLSILKVHQRVHTGERPFTCSD